The Winogradskyella schleiferi genome has a window encoding:
- a CDS encoding DUF937 domain-containing protein, with protein MAGILDLLNSDLGSTIISGVSGSTGTDKDKTSSVLTMALPVLMKAMERNASTPEGAQGLMGALNSKHDGSILDNLSGLFGGGVDDNVKNDGDKILNHVLGSKKQGVEQILGQKAGLDSGSVANILKVAAPILMGVIGKQAKQNNVSSQSDVSGLLGGLLGGSDTANEQSFLEKILDADGDGSVVDDVAGMILGGGNKKSGLGGLLGGLFGK; from the coding sequence ATGGCAGGAATATTAGATTTATTAAACAGCGATTTAGGAAGCACTATTATTAGTGGCGTTTCTGGTTCTACAGGTACAGACAAAGACAAAACCAGTAGTGTTTTAACTATGGCGTTACCAGTACTTATGAAAGCAATGGAGCGCAACGCTTCCACTCCAGAAGGAGCACAAGGCCTTATGGGAGCTTTAAACAGCAAGCATGATGGAAGTATCTTGGATAATCTTAGCGGATTATTTGGTGGTGGTGTTGATGACAACGTAAAAAATGATGGAGACAAAATTCTTAATCATGTGCTTGGATCAAAAAAACAAGGCGTGGAGCAAATCCTCGGTCAGAAAGCTGGTTTAGATTCTGGATCTGTCGCCAATATACTTAAAGTAGCGGCACCAATTTTAATGGGTGTTATAGGCAAACAAGCCAAACAAAATAATGTGAGCTCCCAGAGTGATGTTAGTGGACTTTTAGGTGGTTTACTTGGAGGTAGCGATACGGCAAACGAACAAAGTTTCTTGGAAAAAATATTAGATGCAGATGGAGATGGCAGTGTGGTTGATGATGTCGCTGGTATGATTTTAGGAGGTGGAAACAAAAAAAGTGGTCTTGGCGGTCTTCTAGGAGGTTTATTCGGGAAATAA
- a CDS encoding D-2-hydroxyacid dehydrogenase, with protein sequence MKVLANDGVSQSGINALEAAGYEVITTTVAQEQLQNYINENHIDVLLVRSATTVRKDLIDNCPSLKVIGRGGVGMDNIDVDYARSKGLKVINTPAASSHSVAELVFGHFYGLARFLHNSNRDMPLEGDANFKGLKKAYAKGTELKGKTLGVLGFGRIGQATAKVALGAGMKVVAFDPFLEKADLQLDFFDGQKVNFEIKTISKEEVLKQSDFLTLHVPAQKDYVIDEAEFKQMKDGVIIANAARGGVVNEVALVKALENGKVARAALDVYEKEPKPEVQLLMNPALSLTPHTGAATNEAQDRIGTELAEQIIAILG encoded by the coding sequence ATGAAAGTATTAGCAAACGACGGCGTTTCTCAAAGTGGTATCAATGCATTGGAAGCTGCTGGGTACGAAGTTATCACCACAACAGTTGCACAAGAGCAATTACAAAACTACATCAACGAAAACCATATTGATGTGCTTTTAGTGAGAAGCGCAACAACCGTAAGAAAAGATTTAATAGACAACTGCCCTAGCCTAAAAGTCATAGGTCGTGGTGGTGTGGGCATGGACAATATCGATGTGGACTATGCGCGTAGCAAAGGACTAAAAGTAATTAACACACCAGCTGCATCATCACATTCGGTTGCTGAATTGGTTTTTGGACACTTTTATGGATTGGCTCGTTTCTTACATAACTCCAATCGTGATATGCCTTTAGAAGGCGATGCCAACTTTAAAGGTTTAAAGAAAGCTTACGCAAAAGGAACAGAACTTAAAGGAAAAACTTTAGGTGTTCTTGGTTTTGGCCGTATTGGTCAGGCCACCGCAAAAGTAGCCTTAGGCGCAGGAATGAAAGTGGTTGCTTTCGATCCCTTTTTGGAAAAGGCAGACTTACAATTGGATTTCTTTGACGGACAAAAAGTGAATTTTGAAATTAAAACAATTTCCAAAGAAGAGGTTTTAAAACAATCCGACTTTTTAACCTTACATGTACCAGCACAAAAAGATTATGTGATTGACGAAGCAGAATTCAAACAGATGAAAGATGGTGTAATCATAGCTAACGCTGCACGTGGTGGCGTTGTCAACGAAGTGGCACTCGTAAAAGCTTTAGAAAATGGAAAAGTAGCTAGAGCAGCTTTAGACGTGTATGAAAAAGAACCTAAACCAGAAGTTCAATTGTTAATGAATCCTGCGTTATCATTAACGCCTCATACAGGTGCAGCAACCAACGAAGCACAAGATAGAATTGGAACTGAATTGGCCGAACAGATTATTGCTATTCTTGGTTAA
- the serC gene encoding 3-phosphoserine/phosphohydroxythreonine transaminase has protein sequence MKKHNFSAGPCVLPKSVMEQAAAAVLDFDEGLSLLEISHRSKPFVDVMENARSLALELLGLQGKGYKALFLQGGASTQFLMVALNLLEKRAGYLNTGTWADKAIKEAKIYDDIYEVGSSKSANYNYIPKGYDIPEDYDYFHCTSNNTIFGTQMKSFPKSPIPMVCDMSSDIFSRQLDFSQFDLIYAGAQKNMGPAGTTLVVVKEDILGKVSRKIPSMMDYKVHISKGSMFNTPPVFAVYVSMLTLQWLKDFGGIKAIEAENDKKASLIYSEIDLNPLFKGYSVKEDRSNMNATFTLENENLKETFEAMVKEAGINGLNGHRSVGGYRASMYNALSLDSVKALVEVMSELESKA, from the coding sequence ATGAAAAAACATAATTTTAGCGCAGGACCATGTGTGTTACCAAAATCGGTAATGGAACAAGCAGCGGCAGCAGTTTTAGACTTCGACGAAGGCTTATCACTTTTAGAAATATCGCATCGTAGCAAACCATTTGTAGATGTAATGGAAAACGCTAGGTCTTTAGCTTTAGAATTATTAGGATTGCAAGGCAAAGGTTACAAAGCCTTGTTTTTGCAAGGTGGAGCTAGCACTCAGTTTCTTATGGTAGCCCTTAATTTATTGGAAAAAAGAGCTGGTTATTTAAATACAGGTACTTGGGCAGATAAGGCCATTAAGGAGGCTAAAATTTACGATGACATTTACGAAGTGGGTTCATCAAAATCAGCAAATTATAATTATATACCAAAAGGTTACGACATTCCTGAGGATTACGATTATTTCCACTGTACATCCAACAATACCATTTTTGGAACGCAAATGAAAAGCTTTCCAAAATCGCCAATACCAATGGTATGTGATATGAGTAGTGATATTTTTTCGCGTCAATTGGATTTCTCTCAATTTGATTTAATTTATGCTGGCGCACAAAAAAATATGGGTCCAGCAGGAACAACGCTGGTAGTCGTTAAGGAAGACATTTTAGGCAAAGTATCTCGAAAAATCCCATCTATGATGGATTATAAAGTACACATCAGCAAAGGAAGTATGTTCAATACACCTCCTGTATTTGCGGTATATGTATCAATGTTAACTTTACAATGGCTAAAGGATTTTGGTGGCATTAAAGCGATTGAAGCGGAAAATGATAAGAAAGCAAGTCTGATCTATTCAGAAATTGATTTAAATCCATTATTTAAAGGCTATTCTGTTAAAGAAGATCGTTCCAATATGAACGCCACCTTCACTTTAGAGAATGAAAACTTAAAGGAAACCTTTGAAGCGATGGTAAAGGAAGCTGGCATCAATGGTTTAAATGGTCATAGAAGTGTTGGTGGCTACAGAGCTTCGATGTACAATGCTTTATCATTGGATAGCGTAAAAGCATTGGTTGAAGTAATGAGTGAATTGGAGAGTAAGGCTTAA
- a CDS encoding acyl-CoA reductase, producing the protein MDLQQRINAFVKLGRFLNQFQNEEGIKDHNVESNDLFFDGFKHQMKLAQESNGWFTKSNIYFTLENWSNALTESNINNWLEKYQFNIENPQTVAIIMAGNIPLVGFHDFLSVLISGHKVLVKQSSNDKHLLPYLAKYLEVVEPEFKGKIQFTEEKLENFDAVIATGSDNTARYFEYYFKNKPSIIRKNRNSVAVLTGNETKEQLEALSDDIFRYYGLGCRNVSKLFVPKDYDFQALFKAVYKWNAIIHQTKYANNYDYNKAVYLMSEFNMLENGFLMIKEDESYASPIATLFYEYYSTTEDLKQKLETEKDKVQCVVANGFHNNEIEFGHTQNPALWDYADNVDTIEFLLTI; encoded by the coding sequence ATGGATTTACAACAAAGAATTAACGCTTTTGTAAAATTAGGCCGCTTTTTAAATCAATTTCAGAACGAAGAAGGCATTAAAGATCACAATGTTGAATCCAATGACCTATTTTTTGATGGCTTTAAACATCAAATGAAATTAGCTCAAGAATCCAATGGTTGGTTTACAAAAAGTAATATTTATTTCACATTAGAAAATTGGTCTAATGCACTGACTGAAAGCAACATTAATAATTGGTTAGAAAAGTATCAGTTTAACATTGAAAACCCTCAAACTGTTGCCATAATTATGGCCGGAAATATTCCGTTAGTTGGATTTCATGATTTTTTAAGCGTACTAATTTCAGGGCACAAGGTATTGGTAAAACAATCCTCTAACGACAAACACCTACTTCCGTATTTAGCTAAATATTTAGAAGTGGTAGAACCAGAATTCAAAGGGAAAATTCAATTTACGGAAGAAAAATTAGAGAATTTTGATGCTGTTATCGCCACAGGAAGCGATAATACTGCGCGTTATTTTGAATATTATTTTAAAAACAAACCTTCAATCATAAGAAAGAACAGAAATTCTGTTGCTGTACTTACAGGAAATGAAACTAAAGAACAATTAGAAGCACTGTCTGATGATATCTTTAGATATTATGGTTTAGGCTGTAGAAATGTGTCTAAATTATTTGTGCCAAAAGACTACGATTTCCAAGCGCTTTTTAAAGCCGTCTATAAATGGAACGCTATCATTCACCAAACAAAGTACGCCAACAACTACGATTACAATAAAGCAGTGTATTTAATGAGTGAGTTCAATATGTTGGAAAATGGATTCCTTATGATTAAAGAAGATGAGAGTTATGCCTCGCCTATCGCCACACTTTTTTACGAATATTATAGTACAACTGAAGACCTCAAACAAAAATTAGAAACAGAGAAGGATAAGGTTCAATGCGTTGTTGCCAATGGATTCCATAATAACGAAATCGAATTTGGCCATACCCAAAACCCAGCGCTATGGGATTACGCAGATAATGTAGATACTATTGAATTCTTGTTAACAATATAG
- a CDS encoding 4Fe-4S dicluster domain-containing protein → MAIIITDECINCGACEPECPNTAIYEGADDWRYSDGTSLSGKVVLPSGKEVDADETQEPIDDEVYYIAPDKCTECMGFHEEPQCAAVCPVDCCVPDEDHVESEEVLLAKQKFMHPEEG, encoded by the coding sequence ATGGCAATAATAATCACTGACGAATGTATAAATTGTGGCGCATGTGAGCCAGAATGTCCAAATACTGCTATTTACGAAGGTGCAGATGATTGGCGCTATTCTGATGGTACAAGTTTATCTGGTAAAGTCGTTTTGCCAAGTGGTAAAGAAGTAGATGCAGACGAAACACAAGAACCTATTGATGATGAAGTTTATTATATAGCTCCAGATAAGTGCACGGAATGCATGGGCTTTCATGAGGAACCGCAATGTGCGGCAGTATGTCCAGTGGATTGCTGTGTGCCAGATGAAGATCATGTAGAATCGGAAGAGGTGTTATTGGCTAAGCAGAAGTTTATGCATCCTGAAGAAGGATAA
- a CDS encoding cation diffusion facilitator family transporter translates to MNNEQTAIRTTYFSIIGNTSLALIKGLAGFFGNSYALIADAIESTTDIFSSLLVLFGLKYAKRPADKNHPYGHGKIEPLITFLVVAFLVTSATIIAYESIQNIQTPHKVPKSWTLIVLGVIIIWKEVSFRIVIKKSKETNSTSLKADAWHHRSDAITSIMAFIGISIALIFGKGYETADDWAALLASAFILYNSYLIFRPALGEIMDEHLYDDLLEEIREESLKVKGVVGTEKCFIRKAGMKYHVDLHAIVNGEISVKDGHDIAHYLKDHLRNEIPNLGHVLIHIEPDK, encoded by the coding sequence ATGAATAACGAACAAACTGCAATACGAACTACATATTTTAGCATAATTGGAAACACCAGTTTAGCTTTGATTAAAGGACTTGCAGGATTCTTTGGTAATTCATATGCGCTCATTGCTGATGCAATAGAATCAACAACCGATATTTTCTCTTCTCTACTTGTATTATTTGGTTTAAAATATGCCAAACGACCAGCAGACAAAAATCATCCATACGGACACGGAAAAATTGAACCGCTAATAACATTCTTAGTAGTAGCTTTTCTTGTAACATCAGCAACTATTATTGCCTACGAAAGCATTCAAAATATTCAGACGCCTCATAAGGTTCCAAAATCTTGGACTTTGATTGTACTTGGTGTAATTATCATATGGAAAGAAGTGTCCTTTAGAATAGTAATAAAAAAAAGTAAGGAGACAAATAGCACTTCACTCAAGGCAGATGCTTGGCACCATAGAAGTGATGCAATTACTTCAATTATGGCATTCATAGGAATTTCTATCGCTTTAATTTTCGGAAAAGGATATGAAACGGCTGACGATTGGGCAGCTTTATTAGCTTCTGCTTTTATTTTATACAATAGCTATTTGATTTTTAGACCTGCTTTAGGAGAAATTATGGATGAGCATTTATATGATGACCTATTGGAAGAAATTCGAGAAGAATCTTTAAAAGTCAAAGGTGTAGTTGGAACAGAAAAATGTTTTATTCGAAAAGCAGGAATGAAATACCACGTTGATTTACACGCAATTGTTAATGGAGAAATTTCTGTTAAGGATGGCCACGATATTGCACATTATTTAAAGGACCATTTACGCAATGAAATACCAAATTTAGGACACGTTTTAATACATATTGAACCAGATAAATAA
- a CDS encoding Crp/Fnr family transcriptional regulator, whose product MELDRKILSFLKPDLVEKILQESSIKEFPKGSEILREQQYVKVLPIVVNGLIKVYSRFDEKELLLYYIESAQSCVMSFYAALKNTPSKVFAQTEEDSTVLLLPVHLLPTWLKEYPDFNELFYNQFNLRYTELLDTIGSLLLDKMDKRLYEHLKKKTKLSHNNSVNMSHSQIANELGTAREVVTRVLKKLETDGKVEQKSGKIRIIDEW is encoded by the coding sequence ATGGAACTTGACAGAAAAATATTATCCTTTCTTAAACCTGATTTGGTTGAAAAAATACTGCAAGAATCTAGCATTAAGGAATTTCCAAAAGGAAGTGAAATTTTAAGGGAACAACAGTATGTCAAAGTTTTACCGATTGTTGTTAATGGCCTGATAAAAGTATATTCAAGATTTGATGAGAAAGAATTGCTACTCTACTATATCGAATCTGCCCAAAGCTGCGTAATGTCTTTTTATGCGGCTTTAAAAAATACACCGAGTAAAGTATTTGCACAAACAGAAGAAGATTCAACAGTTCTTTTGTTACCCGTTCATTTATTACCAACTTGGTTAAAAGAATACCCAGACTTCAATGAACTTTTCTACAATCAGTTTAATCTGAGATATACGGAGCTATTAGACACAATAGGTAGTTTGTTATTAGATAAGATGGATAAAAGACTCTACGAACATTTAAAGAAGAAAACTAAATTAAGTCATAACAATTCTGTCAATATGAGTCATTCCCAAATAGCGAATGAATTAGGAACTGCTCGTGAAGTAGTTACTAGAGTTTTAAAAAAGCTTGAAACAGATGGGAAAGTTGAACAAAAGTCAGGTAAAATAAGAATTATTGACGAGTGGTGA
- a CDS encoding YgaP family membrane protein, with translation MTKNMGSADRIIRVIIAAIVGILYFTGTISGTLGIVLLVLAGVFVLTSVISFCPLYAPFGIKTCPAKDK, from the coding sequence ATGACAAAAAATATGGGTTCAGCAGACAGAATTATAAGAGTTATAATCGCTGCAATAGTTGGTATTCTTTATTTTACAGGAACAATATCAGGTACATTAGGTATTGTTTTATTGGTGCTTGCAGGAGTTTTCGTTTTAACAAGTGTGATTAGCTTTTGTCCACTTTATGCACCGTTTGGAATCAAAACATGTCCTGCAAAAGATAAATAA
- a CDS encoding IS110 family RNA-guided transposase, which translates to MNKDIKYFGIDISHLVFDVTDSDGNYYQFKNNEFGFKKFTKLLNNKSHCVMEATGYYHYQLAYHLLESGIKVSVENPLSVKRFIQMGLSKVKTDKSDSKLICAYAEQVELKLWIGNSKEEIECLQIVRTLSVYTKQSTMLKNKIHGEAVLGNPSKIVVTSLKRSLRQLTKEIKTLEEMLLVLVKQSHQDLFTRLKTIPGIGPKTAIMLVVLTGGIDRFNSACELCSYASLTPVIRQSGSSVKGRPRISKIGNQKLRNLLIICSFNACKYNKACRDLYERIVAKGKSKKLALIAVCNKLLKQAFAIAKSGLIYDAEYKSTLVKN; encoded by the coding sequence ATGAATAAAGATATTAAATATTTTGGAATTGACATTAGTCATTTAGTTTTCGATGTCACCGATTCTGATGGTAATTATTATCAGTTTAAAAACAATGAATTTGGCTTTAAAAAGTTTACGAAACTTTTAAATAATAAGAGTCATTGCGTCATGGAAGCCACAGGTTATTACCATTATCAGTTGGCTTATCATTTACTGGAATCTGGTATAAAAGTATCGGTGGAAAATCCATTGTCAGTGAAACGTTTCATACAAATGGGACTATCAAAAGTAAAGACCGATAAGAGCGATTCCAAACTTATATGTGCTTATGCTGAGCAGGTAGAATTAAAGCTATGGATAGGTAATTCTAAGGAAGAAATAGAATGCCTCCAAATCGTCAGAACCCTTTCTGTGTATACAAAACAAAGTACTATGCTAAAAAACAAAATACACGGTGAAGCTGTTTTGGGCAATCCAAGTAAGATTGTTGTAACGTCTTTAAAACGTAGCTTAAGGCAACTGACAAAAGAGATAAAAACCTTAGAGGAAATGCTTTTGGTTTTAGTAAAACAATCGCATCAGGATCTGTTTACACGTTTAAAGACCATTCCAGGTATTGGTCCAAAAACAGCTATTATGTTGGTGGTTTTAACAGGTGGTATTGATCGTTTCAATAGCGCATGTGAGCTGTGCAGTTACGCAAGTCTGACTCCAGTAATTAGGCAAAGCGGAAGTAGTGTAAAAGGCCGACCGAGGATAAGTAAAATAGGAAACCAGAAACTGAGAAATTTATTAATTATATGCAGTTTTAATGCATGTAAATACAACAAAGCTTGCCGAGATCTTTACGAGCGAATAGTAGCCAAGGGAAAGAGTAAAAAATTGGCATTAATTGCCGTGTGTAATAAACTACTAAAACAGGCCTTTGCAATCGCAAAATCAGGCTTGATATATGATGCAGAATATAAAAGTACGTTAGTGAAAAATTAA
- a CDS encoding AraC family transcriptional regulator yields the protein MKPILEQINFKESQQSFKFFKRVTKEFMPYWHFHPELELTLIYRGQGTRFIGDSILPFSDLDLVLVGKNLPHHWVSQANDNDQIAYILQFSHELFTTFRECDRLKFIFEKAKRGVLFKNPNSQLISCIKEFEELNELERISALIKLLGTLEAHQDYSLLTSEQYKVRLEKVSGQLKFSRINNYILEHLDKRLTVNEVSEVAHMVPQSFCRWFKKHSGHSFISFVNITRIENACQLMLSKDLSIQAIAFSAGFESISHFNRTFKKIKGLSPSEYKKSNLKIL from the coding sequence ATGAAACCAATTTTAGAGCAAATAAATTTTAAGGAATCTCAGCAGTCCTTTAAATTCTTTAAACGAGTAACCAAAGAATTTATGCCCTATTGGCATTTTCATCCAGAATTGGAATTGACCTTAATATACCGTGGCCAGGGTACCCGTTTTATCGGTGATTCCATATTGCCGTTCAGTGATTTGGATTTGGTTTTGGTTGGAAAAAACTTACCTCATCATTGGGTTAGTCAAGCAAATGACAATGACCAGATAGCCTATATTTTACAGTTTTCACATGAACTTTTTACAACTTTTAGAGAGTGCGATCGTTTAAAATTCATATTTGAAAAAGCTAAAAGAGGTGTTCTATTTAAAAATCCAAACAGTCAACTAATAAGTTGTATTAAAGAATTTGAAGAACTCAATGAACTAGAAAGGATTAGTGCTCTAATAAAATTACTAGGAACTCTAGAGGCTCATCAGGATTATAGTCTATTAACATCTGAACAGTATAAAGTAAGACTAGAAAAAGTTTCGGGACAACTAAAATTTTCCCGCATTAACAACTACATACTAGAACATCTCGACAAAAGGCTTACAGTAAATGAAGTTTCTGAAGTTGCGCATATGGTTCCACAGTCTTTCTGTCGTTGGTTTAAGAAACACTCTGGGCATTCATTTATCAGCTTTGTAAATATAACAAGAATAGAGAATGCCTGTCAGCTTATGCTTTCAAAAGATTTGTCTATACAAGCCATAGCCTTTTCGGCTGGATTTGAAAGTATCAGTCACTTTAATCGAACATTTAAAAAAATAAAAGGATTAAGTCCGAGTGAATACAAAAAATCAAATTTGAAAATACTATAG
- a CDS encoding phytanoyl-CoA dioxygenase family protein produces MVATDILNQHYSLSQEQIDFYNQYRYIKLKDVLDEETLNYYNVIISNKVDELNDVETPLEDRNTYGKAFLQLFNLWQQDEIIKELIFSKRIAKIAADLMDVEGVRLYHDQALFKEAGGGITPWHADQHYWPLATDKTITAWIPLQKTPLEMGPLEFSAGSHQILHGRDLSISDDSEAQIEKRLKVTDYKHVIEPFDAGEISFHSGWVFHRAGTNTTNHIRKVMTIIYMDKNMRLKEPSNDGQQNDWETWCPGAKIGEVINTPLNPVLYGN; encoded by the coding sequence ATGGTAGCAACAGATATCTTGAATCAACATTACTCTCTTTCTCAAGAACAAATTGATTTTTATAATCAATATCGTTACATCAAACTTAAGGATGTATTGGATGAAGAGACCCTTAACTATTATAATGTCATTATCAGTAATAAGGTTGATGAATTGAATGATGTTGAAACACCTCTTGAAGATCGAAACACCTATGGGAAAGCATTTTTGCAACTGTTTAATTTATGGCAGCAAGATGAAATTATAAAAGAATTAATATTCAGTAAACGTATTGCAAAAATAGCTGCAGATCTAATGGACGTCGAAGGCGTTCGTCTATATCACGATCAAGCACTTTTCAAAGAAGCTGGTGGTGGAATTACCCCTTGGCATGCAGACCAGCATTATTGGCCTTTGGCGACAGATAAAACAATTACTGCATGGATACCTTTACAGAAAACGCCTTTAGAAATGGGACCATTAGAATTTAGCGCAGGAAGTCATCAAATTTTACATGGAAGAGATTTATCGATTAGTGATGATAGTGAAGCCCAAATAGAAAAACGATTAAAAGTCACAGATTACAAGCATGTTATTGAACCATTTGATGCTGGTGAGATCAGCTTTCATTCTGGATGGGTATTCCATCGTGCTGGCACAAATACGACTAATCATATACGCAAAGTCATGACCATTATTTATATGGATAAAAATATGAGATTGAAAGAACCTTCTAATGATGGTCAACAAAACGATTGGGAAACTTGGTGTCCGGGAGCTAAAATTGGAGAAGTGATCAACACGCCTTTAAATCCTGTTTTGTATGGAAATTAA
- a CDS encoding sugar phosphate isomerase/epimerase, with the protein MEIKYLCPYWGSEDHQPKSFIDYVKNEEYDGVEINIPKDDVFETNFYNVLNGIRRERPEFICGVQQVFGIKKETPQEYLDKVLKRLSEMVHYQPDFINSHTGKDYYSFSDNCKIIDAIEEFSMKSGIPVYHEIHRGRFTFHSQTTLRYLDVFPRLKFVGDFSHWCVVSECLLYDQEEAIERIIPHIAHLHARVGTEQASQVNNPFAPEWSQHLERFTTIWKDTLDYQKKRGKQLTITPEFGPFPYMPQAPFIQEPLSDQRELNIKMKDYLKSQLL; encoded by the coding sequence ATGGAAATTAAATACCTCTGTCCGTATTGGGGAAGCGAAGATCATCAACCTAAATCGTTTATTGATTATGTAAAAAATGAAGAATATGATGGTGTTGAAATTAATATTCCTAAGGATGATGTGTTTGAAACTAATTTCTACAATGTATTAAATGGAATAAGAAGAGAGCGTCCAGAATTTATTTGCGGTGTACAACAAGTTTTTGGCATCAAAAAAGAAACACCACAAGAGTATCTTGATAAAGTTCTAAAAAGGTTGTCTGAAATGGTGCACTATCAGCCCGATTTCATCAATTCTCACACTGGCAAAGATTATTATTCATTTAGTGATAATTGTAAAATTATTGATGCCATTGAGGAATTTTCAATGAAATCTGGTATTCCGGTGTATCACGAAATTCACCGAGGGCGCTTCACCTTTCATTCTCAAACCACATTACGTTATTTAGATGTTTTTCCTCGCCTGAAATTTGTGGGTGACTTTTCGCATTGGTGTGTCGTTTCAGAATGCCTGCTTTACGACCAAGAAGAAGCTATTGAAAGGATAATTCCGCACATCGCCCATTTGCATGCAAGAGTAGGAACCGAACAAGCTTCACAAGTGAATAATCCTTTTGCACCTGAGTGGTCTCAGCATTTAGAGCGATTTACAACCATTTGGAAAGACACCTTAGATTATCAAAAGAAGAGAGGAAAGCAATTAACCATTACCCCTGAATTTGGACCATTTCCGTATATGCCACAAGCTCCATTTATACAAGAACCGCTTTCAGATCAGAGAGAACTCAATATAAAAATGAAGGATTACCTAAAATCTCAGCTATTATGA